The Pseudomonas sp. MPC6 nucleotide sequence AGGACGTAAGGCTTTTGCGGTGGCATCAGCGGCGTGGTCTGGATGGTGCCGTCCAGTCCGTGGTCGTAGAGGAATGCCACGTCGAAAGTGCCTGCGGTCAAGCCCTGCACCAGCTCTTGTTGCTCGCCATCGCGAATGCGAATGTCCACACCCGGGTAAAGCTTGCGAAAGCCGGCGATCAGTTGCGGCAGATACAGCGGGGCGACGGTCTCGAAGCAGCCGATGTCGATCTGTCCGGAGACCGTGTCGTTATCGGCCAGCGCGTTCTGTTCAAACTCCCTGGCCATCCGCAGCAGCTCTTGCGCCTTGTGATAGAAGCGCGTGCCGGTGGGCGTCAGCGAAACGCCCTGGGCGTGGTGGCGGATGAACAGCTGGACGTTGAACGACTCTTCCAGGCTCTTGATCGCCGTCGACACCGAGGGCTGCGCGATATACAGCTGCCGCGAGGCCTCGGCGACGCTGCCGGCTTCCACCGTTGTGACGAAATACTTGAGTTGCCGCAATGTATAGGAAGCCACACGCACCTCGTTCTGCTCTGTTTTGCGGTGAAAGCCCGGATGGCCGTCGCACAGATTATTGACTGAACCTTACCCTATGCGGGTTCCGGACTGGGTCTGCGCTTACCCAGTTTTTTCTTATACCCCGAGCACATTTTTAATAATTTTCCTCTGCGCACGGTTGACGCACTATCTCTACAACCTCTGATAACAACCCCGACCACCCTGGCGGTCGTAAAGGGAGCGTAGCGTGTTCGACCTCGACTATTGGCAGCAACGAGCTGCCCGGCAAACTTTCTCTGACAAAGCCTTGATCGATGGCCGGCAGGTGGCTGCGTCTTCGGGCGCAACATTCGATTCGATCAACCCGGCGACGAATCAGTTGCTTGCCCGTGTCGCCGCGTGTGGCGAAGTGGAAGTGGAAACCGCCGTGCGCAGTGCGCGCCGTGCTTTCAACGAAGGCCCTTGGGCGCGGATGGCACCGGTTGAGCGCAAGCGGGTGATGCTGCGTCTGTCCGAGCTGGTGCTGGCCCATCGCGAAGAGCTGGCCTTGCTCGACTCGCTGAACATGGGCAAACCGGTGATGGATGCCTACAACATCGACGTCCCCGGCGCCGCACATGTGTTCGCCTGGTACGGCGAGTCGCTGGACAAGCTTTACGATCAGGTCGCGCCGACGGCGTCATCGGCGCTGGCGACCATCACCCGTGAAGCGCTGGGCGTGGTGGCGGCCGTGGTGCCATGGAACTTCCCGCTCGACATGGCGGCCTGGAAACTGGCCCCGGCCCTGGCGGCCGGCAATAGCGTGGTGCTCAAGCCCGCCGAGCAATCACCGTTTTCGGCGTTGCGTCTGGCCGAGTTGGCGCTGGAAGCCGGTTTGCCGCCCGGCGTGCTGAACGTGCTGCCGGGGCTGGGCGAGTCTGCCGGCAAGGCGCTGGGCCTGCATCCCGATGTCGATTGCCTGGTGTTCACCGGCTCGACTCAGGTGGGCAAATACTTCATGCAGTACGCCGCGCAATCGAACCTCAAGCAAGTCTGGCTTGAGTGCGGCGGCAAGAGCCCGAGCCTGGTGTTCGACGATTGTCGGGATCTTGATCTGGCGGCGGAGAAAGCGGCGTTCGGCATCTTCTTCAATCAGGGCGAGGTCTGCTCGGCCAACTCACGGCTGTATGTGCAGCGTTCGATCAAGGATGAATTTATCGAGCGTCTGTTGGAAAAAGCCAAAGCCTGGATGCCCGGCGATCCACTGAATCCTGCGAGCGCCGCTGGCGCCATTGTCGATTCGGCACAGGCCTCGCGTGTGATGAGCTTTATCGAACGCGCCCACGAAGACGGGGCCCGACTGCTCACCGGCGGCCGTCGCTTGAGCTTCAACGGTTCCGACAACTTTATCGAGCCGACCATTTTTGCCGACGTCGATCATGATTCGCACCTGTCCCGCGAAGAGGTGTTCGGGCCGGTGCTGGCGATTTCCACGTTCGACACTGAAGAGCAAGCGGTGCGGCTGGCCAACGACAGCATCTATGGGCTGGCCGCCTCAGTGTGGAGCGATGACCTGAATCGCGCGCACCGGGTTGCACGGGCGCTGAAGGCCGGCACCGTTTCGGTGAACACCGTGGATGCCCTCGATGTCAGCGTGCCCTTCGGTGGCGGCAAGCAATCGGGTTTTGGCCGGGACTTGTCGTTGCACTCGTTCGATAAATACACCCAATTGAAGACCACCTGGTTTCAATTGCGTTGAGCGTCTCCTGAACAATTAACCGCACGCTGATTGTGTGCGGTTTAAAGAATAAAAAGATGTCATTGCGCGGAGAGTCATCCGTGTACTTGCGGCTGCGTGGCCGTGACTGCCTCAGTAACTAACCACAATTAAAAAGTGAGGGAGCTTTCATGTTCAGATATTCGTCTTCGAGTGTTACAGCCGCGGCGGGTTTAACCGCGCTTCTGGTATTGACGGTGCCCGTAGTTGCGCACTCCGAAAGTCTTACGGTCATTTCGTTCGGCGGTGCCACCAAGGCAGCGCAAGAGGGGGCTTATTTCAAACCCTTTGAACAAAGTGGCGCGGGCAAAGTTGTCGTTGGCGAGTACAGCGGAGAACTGTCCAAAGTCAAAGCCATGGTCGATGTGGGCCAGGTCAGTTGGGATGTGGTCGAAGTCGAAAGCCCTGAGCTGCTGCGCGGCTGTGAAGAAGGGCTGTTCGAACGGCTGGACCCGGCACTGATCGGCGATTCAAAAAACTACCTGCCTGGCGCAGTCAGCGAGTGCGGCGTGGCCAGTTATGTCTGGTCGATGGTGCTCGCCTATAACTCGAACAAGGTGAGCGCGGCGCCAACCTCCTGGGCGGACATGTGGAACCTGCAGCAATTTCCTGGCAAGCGCGGCCTGCGCAAGGGCGCCAAGTACACGCTGGAAGTGGCGCTGCTCGCCGACGGGGTTAAACAGGATGACCTGTACACAGTGCTGGGCACCAAGGCAGGCGTGGATCGGGCGTTTCACAAGCTCGACCAGATCAAGCCCTCGATCCAGTGGTGGGAAGCCGGAGCGCAACCCCCGCAATGGCTCGCGGCGGGCGACGTCGTGATGTCGGCGGCCTACAACGGCCGGATTGCCGTGGCGCAAAAGGAAGGCTCGAAACTGGCCATTTCATGGAACGGCCACCTCTACGATCCCGATCACTGGGCCATCGTTCGCGGCAGTCCGAACAAGGCGCTGGCGGAGCGTTTTATCGTGTTCGCCAGCCAGGCGAGTGGGCAGAAGTCGTTCTCCACGCAGATTCCCTACGGACCGATCCGCAAGGATGTGCTGGCGCAGCTGCCGGCCGACACGCTCGCCCAATTGCCCACGGCTCAGGCCAATCTGGCTGAGGGTCAGCTGGTCGATGCCACGTTCTGGGTCGATCACGGTGAAGAACTCGAGGAACGTTTCAACGCTTGGGCGGCCCGCTAAGCCGCGGCTGTCGTCAATCGCCACTCAAGGATGAGTCGCGATGTTTATCCCTGCCTTCCATGTGAAGGCGATCAACAACAAGAAAGCACGGGGAGTTTGTCATGAGTTCAAGTACAACCGCGTCCACCCAGGGACAGTCCGGCGGATTGCGCCGGGTCCTGGGGCTGGGTTCATTGCTGGCCGTTGCGGTGGGCGTCGTGGTCTCGCAGGGCGTCATGGTGCTGATGCTGCAAGGTGCGGGCATCGCCGGCTTCGGCTTCATCATTCCGCTGGCCATCGCGTATGTGTTGGCAATCACCTATGCCTGGTCGTTTTCCGAACTGGCCCTGATGATTCCGAAGGCGGGCAGCCTCAGCAGTTACACGGAAGTGGCGATCGGGCATTTCCCGGCGATTCTGGCGACCTTCTCGGGGTACATGGTGGTGGCGATGTTCGCGCTCTCCGCCGAGCTTTTGTTGCTGGATCTGGTGATCAGCAAGGTCTACCCGGATGTCATTCCGCACATGGTGGTGGCCTACGGGGTGCTGGGGCTGTTCACCGTTTTGAACCTGTTCGGCATTGATGTATTTGCCAAGCTGCAAAACGTGCTGGCGCTGGTGATGGTGGTGATCCTCGTCGCCATGGGCCTGGCTTCGCTGAGTAACGGTCAGGCCAGTCTGCAGTTGCCGCTCGATCAGGGTTGGAACCCGTTGGAATTCGGCGCAATCACCCTGGCGGCCATGGCAGTGTGGGGATTTGTCGGGGCTGAGTTCGTTTGTCCGCTGGTGGAAGAAACCCGCAATCCCGAGCGCAATATTCCGCGTTCGATGACCATCGGTTTGACCGTGATCTTCGGCGTGATCGCGCTGTACTGCTTTGGTGCGCTGCTGTGCATTCCACGTGAGCAACTGGCCAGCGATGCGCTGCCTCACTACCTGCTCGCCACCACCGTTTTCGGTGAGGCGGGCAAGCTGTTCCTGGTGGTCGCGGCCATTACCGCCACTTGCAGCACCGTGAATTCGTCCCTGGCTGCTTTACCCCGCATGCTGTACGGCATGGCGCAAAATGGCCAAGCCTTCCCGCAATTCAAGAAACTCACTGAACGCGGTCGCACGCCATGGGTGGCGGTGCTGTTCGTCGCAGCGATCACCGGCCTGCCGATCCTCATTCTGGGGCACGACGCTGCTGCGATCAGCTTGCTGCTGCTGGCTGCTGCGCTGGCGTGGCTGCTGGCCTACATCATCGTGCACATCGATGTGATCGCCTTGCGCCGCCGCTATCCCCATCTGGCCCGTCCATTCCGCTCACCCTTCTATCCTTGGCCACAAGTCATTGGCATCGCCGGCATGCTGTTTGCGATCTACCACGTGTCGCCCACGCCGGAGATGACCGCCAGTATTTTTGGCTGTGCCGGCGTGGTGCTGGGCGTGATTTCGCTGATTGCCGTGGTATGGGTCAAGTTCGTGATGCGCAAACCGCTGTTTACGCCGGAGCCACTCATTCAAAACGAATCCCAGGGCAACGACGTGCCGAAGATGACGCCGATCGCTACGGTGTCCGGGAACTGAACCTTTTTTCACTTCAGGAGAATAAGAAATGACAACAGACTACAAACCTCAGCGCGAAACCAAGGACTACCAGGCGGCCGATGCCGCCCACCACATCCACGCATTCCTCGATCAGAAGGCGCTGAACGAAGAAGGCCCACGCGTGATCGTTGGCGGCGAGCGCCTGCATCTGTGGGACAACGACGGCAATCGTTACCTCGATGGCATGTCCGGTTTGTGGTGCACCAACCTTGGCTACGGGCGCAAGGATCTGGCCGCGGCGGCGACCCGTCAGCTGGAGCAATTGCCGTACTACAACATGTTCTTCCACACCACTCACCCGGCGGTGGTCGAGCTGTCCGAGCTGCTGTTCAGCCTGCTGCCCAAGCACTACAGCCACGCGATCTACACCAACTCCGGCTCTGAGGCCAACGAGGTGTTGATCCGTACCGTGCGCCGCTACTGGCAGGTGCTTGGCAAGCCGCAGAAGAAGATCATGATCGGTCGCTGGAACGGTTATCACGGCTCTACCTTGGCCGCCAGCGCGATGGGCGGCATGAAGTTCATGCACGAAATGGGTGGTGTGATTCCGGATGTCGCGCACATCGATGAACCGTACTGGTTTGGCCATGAAGGTGATCTGACGCCCGCCGAATTCGGCTTGCGCGCGGCCCGGCAACTGGAGACCAAGATTCTCGAACTGGGCGCGGAAAACGTCGCGGCCTTCATCGCCGAGCCGTTCCAGGGCGCGGGCGGCATGATCTTCCCGCCAGAGAGCTACTGGCCGGAAATCCAACGCATCTGCCGCAAGTACGACGTGCTGCTGTGTGCGGACGAGGTGATCGGTGGCTTCGGGCGTACCGGTGAATGGTTTGCGCACCAACACTTTGATTTCGAGCCGGACACCCTGTCGATCGCCAAGGGCCTGACCTCGGGTTACATCCCGATGGGCGGCCTGATTCTCAGCCGGCGCATCGCCGAGGTGCTGGTGGAGCAGGGCGGCGTGTTTGCCCACGGCCTGACCTATTCCGGTCACCCGGTGGCGGCCGCGGTCGCAATTGCCAACCTCACGGCGCTGCGTGATGAGGGTGTGGTCACCCAGGTGAAAAACGACACTGGCCCGTACCTGCAACAGTGTCTGCGCGAGGTGTTTGGCAATCACCCGCTGGTGGGTGAGATTCAGGGTGTCGGCCTGGTGGCGGCGTTGCAGTTTGCCCAGGACAAGGCGACCCGCAAGCGCTTCGCCAACGAAGGCGACATCGCCTGGCGCTGCCGCACGATCGGTTTTGAGGAAGGCGTGATCATTCGCTCGACGCTGGGCCGCATGATCATGGCGCCGGCATTGATTGCGACGCGTGCTGAAATTGATGAACTGGTTGGCAAGACGAAGATTGCGGTTGATAGAACGGCTAAAGAAATTGGCGTGCTTTAAGTAACTATTACATGCACGCCTTAACGTTGTAGGAGCGAGCTTGCTCGCGAAAAACCAGAGGACGCCACTGGGTGTCTGGTTTTACGCGTTATCGTTCACGACCTTCGCGAGCGAGCTCGCTCCTACAGGGTTTTGCGTTTATCCAGTTAATACCGAGTTGAGTTGTTGGTTAGTTTTTTCATGGGCAACAACTACAAAAATCATATTTTCGCTATTGGCATTGGCCAAGCACAATAAAACTACCCCGCCAGCAAAGTGAACTACGCGGAATTTAATTGTTTAAACAGCTGATCTGTCGCGACTTGCCGCTCCATAGTCGCCTCTCTGAAGGACACAAGCATGAATGATAAAAAGATAGAAATAGATACGCTTGTCGTTGGGGCCGGCCAGGCTGGCGTCGCCATGAGCGAACACCTGAGCAAACTCGGTGTACCGCACCTGGTGCTGGAGCGTAACCGCATCGCTGAAGCGTGGCGCACCGGGCGTTGGGATTCGCTGGTGGCCAACGGCCCGGTCTGGCATGACCGCTTCCCCGGTCTGGCCTTCGAAGAGCTGGAGCCCGATGCCTTCGCCTCAAAAGATCGCGTAGCGGCTTACTTCGAAGCCTACGCCGAAAAGTTCGAAGCGCCGATTCGTACCGGTGTAGACGTCAAGAAAGTGGTGCGCAACAGCGATCGTCCAGGCTTCACCATCGAAACCTCCGATGGCGTGATCCAGGCCAATCGCGTGGTGGCGGCGACCGGCCCTTTCCAGCGTCCGGTCATCCCGCCGATTGCGCCGAAAGACAGCACGATCACGCAGATTCACTCGGCTCAGTATTACAACCCGCAGCAGTTGCCCGAGGGCGGTGTGCTGGTGGTCGGTGCGGGCTCTTCCGGGGTGCAGATCGCCGATGAATTGCAGCGTGCCGGTAAACAGGTCTACCTGTCGGTCGGCCAGCATGACCGTCCGCCTCGGGCCTATCGCAACCGTGACTTCTGCTGGTGGCTGGGGGTGCTGGGGCTTTGGGATGCCGAAGTGATGGAGCCGGGCCGTGAGCACGTCACCATCGCGGTGAGCGGTGCGCGTGGCGGGCAGACCGTCGATTTCCGTGGGCTCGCCAAACAAGGCGTGACGCTGGTGGGGCTGACCCAATCGTTCAACGACGGCGTGGTGACGTTCCAGCAGGATCTGGCGCGTAACATCGCTGCGGGTGACGCGAATTACCTGTCGTTGCTGGACGCGGCGGATGCCTACATCGCACGCAACGGACTCGACCTCCCGGAAGAACCCGAAGCCAGGTTCATGCTTCCCGATCCAGAGTGCGTCAGCAACCCGATTCTCGAACTGGATCTGGCCGAGGCGGGCATCACCTCGATCATTTGGGCCACCGGCTACGCCGTCGATTACAGCTGGCTGCAGGTCGACACCTTTGACGAGAAGGGCAAGCCGCGTCATCAGCGTGGGGTCTCGAACGAGCCAGGTGTCTACTTTGTGGGGCTGCCGTGGCTGTCGCGTCGCGGATCGAGCTTTATCTGGGGCGTTTGGCATGACGCCAAACATGTCGCTGGCCACATTGCCACCCAGCGCCAGTACCTCGAATACCGCGACCCGTCGCAGCGTTAAGAATCGATCGAGGGAAGGGGCCATGGGCCCTTCCCGATCTACACCTTCATCACTCAAGTTTCAGGGGAGTCAGTTGATGCCTACTCACACACGCATTCGCATGTTCAATACCAAGGACACCTATCCCAACCAGTCGCTGGACAATGATCTTTGCCAGGCTGTACGGGCCGGCAACACGGTTTATGTGCGCGGCCAGATCGGCACCGATTTCGATGGCAACCTGGTGGGGCTTGGCGACCCGGGTGCACAAGCCGAACAGGCGATGAAAAACGTCAAGCAGCTGCTGGAAGAGGCGGGGAGCGACCTTTCCCATATTGTCAAAACCACCACTTACATCATCGACCCGCGTTACCGCGAGCCGGTTTATCAAGTCGTGGGCAAGTGGTTGAAGGGGGTGTTCCCGATCTCGACCGGATTGGTGATTTCCGGGCTCGGCCAACCGCAGTGGCTGATGGAAATCGATGTGATCGCCGTCATCCCGGACGACTGGCAAGCGAAGTAAACCCCGATCCCTGTGGGAGCGAGCCTGCTCGCGAAAAACGTCCAGGCAACGCGTACATTCAGACAGGGCACGTATTCGTTGACGACCATCGTCGGAACGCCGCCCGGAGCAGGCTCGCTCCTGTAAGGTCAAGGCGCGGCGGGGAGGAGGAACCGCGCAATCACCGGCAAGTGATCGGAAATGCGCAACGTATCGTCCTGCCTCACTGTCGCCTCGATGCGTTTGATCCGAGGGCTGTAGAACAGGTAATCGACCGTGCGGTCCGGGCCGTTGAAGCCCGGATCATTCGGATAATGGGTCAGCCAGCGCGCCCGGTCGACACCGCTGGCTTCGTTGTTGGTCGGGATCATCGGGTACTTGTCCCATAACACATGCAGCGCGCTGTCGGCGGAGTAGACCGTGCGTTGCGCGTCGGGCAGGCGTCGGTATTGCCCCAGCGGCAACAGATCGAAGTCGCCGCCGATCAGCCACGGCGTGCCGCGGCTTTCGAGCTTGTCGAGGACTTTGGCCACGGCGCCGACCTGGACTTGCAGCGTATCGTCGAGCGGGATGACGCGATCCAGATGGGTATTGAGCACGGCGACCTGAGCGCCGTCGCTCAACGGCAGATACGTGACCAACAAGGCATTTTTCGGTTTGAACTGGCGGCTGACCAGGTTGGCCGGCGCCACTGGCAATTGCAGGCGTTCGGCGTGTCCGATCCGGTAGCGGCTGAGGGTCGCCAGTTGCCGGCCGACGCTGCCGAAGATATGCGGTTCCGGCACGAAGTCGGCCTTCCAGTCGAAGGCGTGAGCGCTGCACGGGTACAGATCGGTGAGCCGTTCCTGAAGCAGTTTGAGCTGGTTCTGGTAGTCGGTGGCCTTGGCGCCGTCGTCGAGTTCTTGCAACAGCACGATGTCCGGCTGTTCGTCACGGATCACCCGTGCCACTTCATCGAGACTGAAGGCCATGTCTTCGGCGGTGGGGCTTTCGTCGTCGCCGGCGGCCAGGTCATTCCAGAACACGTAGCGTTTGCCCGCCAGGAACTGCACGTTCCAGGTCATCACCTTCAACGCCTGGCCGGGGACCAGGGTGGGCGCCTGGGCGCTGCAACTGACCGGCAGCGCTTCCCTGGCTTCGGGGCGCCAGGTCAGGCTGTAGATCAGCACGCCAACCAGAATGACGAGCAGCAGGGCCAGCAGGGTGTAGCGCAGTAGACGGGTCATGGCTCGGCTTATCGCGTTACAAAAGTTGCCCCGAGCATAACCGAGAGCCGAGCCCAAGCCCATGGGGTAGAGCGGTCAGAGTGGCCCGTCGGTTTTCTCTGGCACGACGCTGATCAGCATGAACAAGCGAAACAGCACCACGCTGGTGAACAGTTGCAAAAAGCTGTGGGCACTGTCGATCAGTACGGCCACCACCAGGCTCTGCGGTTCCGGATACGCCTGCAGGGTCACGCCCTTGAGCAGCCACAACGGGGCCATCACACACAGAATGCACGCCAGGATGCGCAGGAAGTTGCCGCGGGTCAGGCGCAGGCTTTCCTTCATGGCTGCCAGCGGGGCCATGCCGCGCAATACCAGCAGGTATTCGCCAAACGCCAGCGTCACCATCAGCCAGATGCCCGGCAGGAAATACAGCGACAGTCCGATCAGTATCAGCAGGGTATTGAGCGCGGTGAGCAGGGCGAAACGCGGCCACAGGGTCGCGGACATGGCCAGCAGGTCACGGTTGCGCGGTGACTCGCCTCGGCTGCGGGCATCGAGAAACAGGATCAGCGCGGCGGTGTACAGCGGATAGACCAGCAAGCCGACCATCACGCTGATACCGGGGAAACCGTCCGGGCCGGTGGAGTGATCGACGACTTGTTGCAGCAGCGCTTCGAAAATCACCAGCGGCAGGCACAGTTGAACGATCTGGCCCAGATT carries:
- a CDS encoding LysR family transcriptional regulator — encoded protein: MASYTLRQLKYFVTTVEAGSVAEASRQLYIAQPSVSTAIKSLEESFNVQLFIRHHAQGVSLTPTGTRFYHKAQELLRMAREFEQNALADNDTVSGQIDIGCFETVAPLYLPQLIAGFRKLYPGVDIRIRDGEQQELVQGLTAGTFDVAFLYDHGLDGTIQTTPLMPPQKPYVLLPEGHRFADQKEVSLRDLCSEPMILLDVQPSRTYFVSLFHELELTPNIVFSSPSIEMVRGMVGQGFGFSILVTRPHSECTYDGKKVISVNIKEPVTLSGLASAHLKRSQLTKPAQLFVDFCREQLSQKVAAPL
- a CDS encoding aspartate aminotransferase family protein, with protein sequence MTTDYKPQRETKDYQAADAAHHIHAFLDQKALNEEGPRVIVGGERLHLWDNDGNRYLDGMSGLWCTNLGYGRKDLAAAATRQLEQLPYYNMFFHTTHPAVVELSELLFSLLPKHYSHAIYTNSGSEANEVLIRTVRRYWQVLGKPQKKIMIGRWNGYHGSTLAASAMGGMKFMHEMGGVIPDVAHIDEPYWFGHEGDLTPAEFGLRAARQLETKILELGAENVAAFIAEPFQGAGGMIFPPESYWPEIQRICRKYDVLLCADEVIGGFGRTGEWFAHQHFDFEPDTLSIAKGLTSGYIPMGGLILSRRIAEVLVEQGGVFAHGLTYSGHPVAAAVAIANLTALRDEGVVTQVKNDTGPYLQQCLREVFGNHPLVGEIQGVGLVAALQFAQDKATRKRFANEGDIAWRCRTIGFEEGVIIRSTLGRMIMAPALIATRAEIDELVGKTKIAVDRTAKEIGVL
- a CDS encoding endonuclease/exonuclease/phosphatase family protein, translating into MTRLLRYTLLALLLVILVGVLIYSLTWRPEAREALPVSCSAQAPTLVPGQALKVMTWNVQFLAGKRYVFWNDLAAGDDESPTAEDMAFSLDEVARVIRDEQPDIVLLQELDDGAKATDYQNQLKLLQERLTDLYPCSAHAFDWKADFVPEPHIFGSVGRQLATLSRYRIGHAERLQLPVAPANLVSRQFKPKNALLVTYLPLSDGAQVAVLNTHLDRVIPLDDTLQVQVGAVAKVLDKLESRGTPWLIGGDFDLLPLGQYRRLPDAQRTVYSADSALHVLWDKYPMIPTNNEASGVDRARWLTHYPNDPGFNGPDRTVDYLFYSPRIKRIEATVRQDDTLRISDHLPVIARFLLPAAP
- a CDS encoding YciC family protein, whose product is MNPLDVLRDSLYFFKRNLGQIVQLCLPLVIFEALLQQVVDHSTGPDGFPGISVMVGLLVYPLYTAALILFLDARSRGESPRNRDLLAMSATLWPRFALLTALNTLLILIGLSLYFLPGIWLMVTLAFGEYLLVLRGMAPLAAMKESLRLTRGNFLRILACILCVMAPLWLLKGVTLQAYPEPQSLVVAVLIDSAHSFLQLFTSVVLFRLFMLISVVPEKTDGPL
- a CDS encoding aldehyde dehydrogenase; translation: MFDLDYWQQRAARQTFSDKALIDGRQVAASSGATFDSINPATNQLLARVAACGEVEVETAVRSARRAFNEGPWARMAPVERKRVMLRLSELVLAHREELALLDSLNMGKPVMDAYNIDVPGAAHVFAWYGESLDKLYDQVAPTASSALATITREALGVVAAVVPWNFPLDMAAWKLAPALAAGNSVVLKPAEQSPFSALRLAELALEAGLPPGVLNVLPGLGESAGKALGLHPDVDCLVFTGSTQVGKYFMQYAAQSNLKQVWLECGGKSPSLVFDDCRDLDLAAEKAAFGIFFNQGEVCSANSRLYVQRSIKDEFIERLLEKAKAWMPGDPLNPASAAGAIVDSAQASRVMSFIERAHEDGARLLTGGRRLSFNGSDNFIEPTIFADVDHDSHLSREEVFGPVLAISTFDTEEQAVRLANDSIYGLAASVWSDDLNRAHRVARALKAGTVSVNTVDALDVSVPFGGGKQSGFGRDLSLHSFDKYTQLKTTWFQLR
- a CDS encoding ABC transporter substrate-binding protein, with the protein product MVLTVPVVAHSESLTVISFGGATKAAQEGAYFKPFEQSGAGKVVVGEYSGELSKVKAMVDVGQVSWDVVEVESPELLRGCEEGLFERLDPALIGDSKNYLPGAVSECGVASYVWSMVLAYNSNKVSAAPTSWADMWNLQQFPGKRGLRKGAKYTLEVALLADGVKQDDLYTVLGTKAGVDRAFHKLDQIKPSIQWWEAGAQPPQWLAAGDVVMSAAYNGRIAVAQKEGSKLAISWNGHLYDPDHWAIVRGSPNKALAERFIVFASQASGQKSFSTQIPYGPIRKDVLAQLPADTLAQLPTAQANLAEGQLVDATFWVDHGEELEERFNAWAAR
- a CDS encoding APC family permease — encoded protein: MSSSTTASTQGQSGGLRRVLGLGSLLAVAVGVVVSQGVMVLMLQGAGIAGFGFIIPLAIAYVLAITYAWSFSELALMIPKAGSLSSYTEVAIGHFPAILATFSGYMVVAMFALSAELLLLDLVISKVYPDVIPHMVVAYGVLGLFTVLNLFGIDVFAKLQNVLALVMVVILVAMGLASLSNGQASLQLPLDQGWNPLEFGAITLAAMAVWGFVGAEFVCPLVEETRNPERNIPRSMTIGLTVIFGVIALYCFGALLCIPREQLASDALPHYLLATTVFGEAGKLFLVVAAITATCSTVNSSLAALPRMLYGMAQNGQAFPQFKKLTERGRTPWVAVLFVAAITGLPILILGHDAAAISLLLLAAALAWLLAYIIVHIDVIALRRRYPHLARPFRSPFYPWPQVIGIAGMLFAIYHVSPTPEMTASIFGCAGVVLGVISLIAVVWVKFVMRKPLFTPEPLIQNESQGNDVPKMTPIATVSGN
- a CDS encoding NAD(P)/FAD-dependent oxidoreductase, with amino-acid sequence MNDKKIEIDTLVVGAGQAGVAMSEHLSKLGVPHLVLERNRIAEAWRTGRWDSLVANGPVWHDRFPGLAFEELEPDAFASKDRVAAYFEAYAEKFEAPIRTGVDVKKVVRNSDRPGFTIETSDGVIQANRVVAATGPFQRPVIPPIAPKDSTITQIHSAQYYNPQQLPEGGVLVVGAGSSGVQIADELQRAGKQVYLSVGQHDRPPRAYRNRDFCWWLGVLGLWDAEVMEPGREHVTIAVSGARGGQTVDFRGLAKQGVTLVGLTQSFNDGVVTFQQDLARNIAAGDANYLSLLDAADAYIARNGLDLPEEPEARFMLPDPECVSNPILELDLAEAGITSIIWATGYAVDYSWLQVDTFDEKGKPRHQRGVSNEPGVYFVGLPWLSRRGSSFIWGVWHDAKHVAGHIATQRQYLEYRDPSQR
- a CDS encoding RidA family protein, with the translated sequence MPTHTRIRMFNTKDTYPNQSLDNDLCQAVRAGNTVYVRGQIGTDFDGNLVGLGDPGAQAEQAMKNVKQLLEEAGSDLSHIVKTTTYIIDPRYREPVYQVVGKWLKGVFPISTGLVISGLGQPQWLMEIDVIAVIPDDWQAK